The genomic stretch GGCGGATATGCTTTGAATGGCCGGAGTCGGCAAAAGGCCCGTTGAACGTAGAGATCGTGGATTACCATTGATTGGGAAGACAACCATGCCGCGCCCCGCAATTCACCCTGGCGAAATCCTCGCTGACGAGTTGAACGAACTCCAGATCACGCCGACTGAACTGTCGCGCCAGATTTCCGTACCGCCGAACCGCATCTCGCAGATCATTCAGGGCAAGCGCGCCATCACCGGCGATACCGCGCTTCGGCTCGGGCATTGGTTCCAGACCACCCCGCAATTCTGGCTCAATCTGCAATCGGCCTATGATCTGCGCCTCGCGAGCGATGAGATCGGGCGTGAGGTCGCAACGCTTCCGACCAAACCCGGCAAGCGGCGCGCCGGCGCATAAGACAATCCGTCCGTCTGCTGATCGCCAACGAACTCTTGCGCCTGCCTGTCGCGGCAGCCCGCCTACGCCAAAACGCCTTCCGGGCAATTGGTGAGCCGCGCAGGCACGCCGACCGCAGTGCATCCGCTTGGCACATCATTTGTGACGACCGATCCCGCGCCGATCTTGGCGAAGTCACCGATGCTGACGTCGCCGAGGATCGTTGCCCCGCTGCTGAGCAATACGTCGCGGCCGATCCTGGGAGCACGGCCGGGAAGCGCGTCCTTCCGTCCAATCGTGACGTTTTGATAGATCGTCGCCTCGTCGCCGATCACGACGAATGCGCCCACAATGATGCCGGTCGCATGATCGAGAAACACCGACGTGCCGATCGAGGAGGAGGGATGAATGCTCACCTGAAGGGAGTCGGACGACAGGCTTTGCAGCAACAATGCGAGATCGGCGCGGTCGTGATGCCAGAGCCAGTTGGACACCCGCCAGGCCTGTAGCGCGACGTATCCCTTGAAGTTCAAAAGCGGCGGCAGAAGTCCCCTCGTCGCGGGATCGTGAACGGCAACGCTTTGCAGATCCCGGCTCGCCGCGTCGACCAGATCGGGCGAGGTCTGAAACGCCTCACGGGCGACGCCTGCGAAAAGCTGGCGGTCAGCCGCAGTTTTGCCGAGCCGTTCACCAATTTGATGGCCGACAGCACTACCAAGGTCGGAATGATCGAGGATCGCGGCCGACAGCGAGACGCCGAAAAGCGGATCGCCGGCGAGGGCCGTTTCTGCTTCAAGGCGAATCGATCGCCAAAGCTGATCAACCGGTGCAATTGCATTCAGGATCATGGCCATCCGCCCTGGCTAGCGCTGGCTCGAAATATAGGCCCTGCAGGAGACCGCGCCAGCGCAAAGGGCGCCCGCTAAAGCAAACCGCCCGTCTGCTGTTCGCAAACGGACGGTTGTGTCGCCATCAGGCGTCATGGGGGCATTACGCCTGAGGCTGAACGGTTAGCCGGAGATACTTAAACTCCGGGTAGTTCTCAGCCCTGCGGCTGATCGTTCGGCGGGGTCGGACGCTGCTTGTGCTGCGCCATGAACGCGTCGAACTCTTCCTTGTCCTTGGCGTGGCGCAGGCGGTCGAGGAAATCGCGGAATTCGACCTGCTCTTCCTCGAGACGCCGCAGGGTTTCCATGCGGTATTCGTCGAAGGCGCGGTTGCCGCTCGAGGGTGGACCGAAGCCGCCGAACGGAAAGCCGCGGCGTTCCATGCGGCCGCGCATCCGCTCCATCTTGTACTGCATCCGCTCCATCTTGTTGGCCCAGCGATCCTGGTGGCTCCAGCAACCCATTTTTCTGCTCCCGAGTGTGAAAAAGAGTAGGGCAAGTCCGATCGGCCACCAGATGATGAAGCCGAGGATGGTCACGGCAATCCAGCCGGGATGCCAGGGGCTATCAAGCATATGCGGACGGTACGGTTCTTCCACCGGGCCGCGCCATCGATTGACATCTGCGGTGTAGGCCATTTCCCTCTCCATGACGGCGTCACGCCGTTGTGAATGTAAATAACATTTACATACCTAAACCATCCAGCGGTTTTGTCAAGCCGGGCGCCATCGGCGGCCGTCAAATTATTTGCGCAATTTTATTTCGGCTTGCCCCAAGGACCACCTGAAGGACCGCCCGGCGGGATGGGCGGCGGACCCGGCGGATTCTGGTCTGCAGAATCTTTCGCCGAAGGCCGGCGGTCGGTCGGGAAACCGAGACCGCGCAGATAGATCAGCACTTCGGCTTCCAAAAGATCTTCCGGCGACATCGGCAGCTTGCGCCGGGCGGCGTCGCCACGGCCGAACAACGACGCCACGCCGTGCGACATCGACCAGATGTGCAGCGCCATCATCAGCGCGGGCGGGCGCGGCATGCCGGGCGGCGCCAGCGCCGCGAGGCGCTCGGCGGCGGCGCGGATAATGGCGAAAGCACGCTCGCTAGCGGCCATTAATGTCGGATTGAGGTCGACGGGGATGCCCGATTCGAACATCGCCGAATAGAACGCCGGCTCTTCGCGGGCAAAGGCGAGATAGGCTTTGCCGACCCGTTCGAATGCAGTGACGGTGTCCGGGCGGCCATCGTCCCAGGCCTGCGTCAGCAGCGCCTCGAACTGCTCGAAGCCGCGCTGCGCGATGCTGGAAAGCAATTCCTCGCGGTCGCGAAAATGCCGGTAAGGCGCAGCCGGGCTGACGCCGGCCATCCGCGCGGCGTCGGCAAAGGTAAATCCGGCCGCGCCCTTTTGCGCGATCAGATTGAGCGCCGCCTGCAGCAGCGCCTCTTTCAGATTGCCGTGATGGTAGCCGCGCTCGGCGCGGCGCTCTTCCTTGCGCCAACTCATGTGAAAGGCTTTTACATGAGCCGGCGGTAAAGGTCACTAGCGGCGCTGTTCACTGCTCCGGGTTCACAAAGATTAACGCCGGGCCGTCTTGCCCTGCATCTCGGTGAATCCGGCCGCGACCTGTTGCAGCTCTTCGGAGAAATCCGCCATCTCCTGCACCTGGCGGATTTCGATGGTCTCGTTCGTGGACGCCGGACACTTTTTCGCCCAGGCGATCGCCTCCTCGCGCGAGGCCACGTCGATCATCCAGTAGCCGCCGAGCACTTCCTTGGCCTCGGTGAAGGGGCCGTCGGTCACGACCGGCTTGCCGGTGGCAAACGAGACCCGCGCGCCCATCGACGGCGGATGCAGTCCGTCGAGCGTGATCAGGACGCCGGCGTCCTTCAGCGCTTCGTTGTATTTCATCATCGCCGCCATCCGCTCGGGATCGAGCTGGACATCCGGCGGCGCGGTCTCATAGCCCAGGGGGATCATCAGCATCATGAATCGCATGGTGGGGTGTCCTGTTTTTTGTTGTCGTTCCGGGGCGCGTCGAAGACGCGAACCCGGAACCTCGAGATTCCGGGTTCAGTCCTGCGGACTGCCCCGGAATGACGAAGGAGAAATTATTTCTTCCCGGCCTGCGCACGCAGCCGTTCTTCCTGCTCGCGCAGTTCGGGCGTCAGCGCTTCGCCGAAATCCTCCGCCGAAAAGACCTGCCGGATTTCGATCTCGTCGCCCTTGCCGAACGGCGCGCGCTTCATCCAGCCGATCGCTTCATCCAGCGATTTGGTCTTGATCAGCCAGAACCCGGAGATCAGATCGCCGGTCAGTTCGAACGGCCCGCGGCTCAGCGCGTTTTGCCCGGTCGAATATTTGATCCGTGCGCCCTTCGACGTCGGATGCAGACCCTCGCCGGCCTCGATCACGCCGGCCTTGGCCATTTCCTCGTTGAACTTGCCCATCGCGGTGAGCAATTCCGTACTCGGCATCACGCCCGCCTCGCTGTCCTTGCTGGCCTTCACAATCACCATAAATCGCATCGTCTCGCTCCGTTTGATCCTTATTGCTCCGCGCGGCGACCAGCCGGCGCTCATCAACAAGACGAACCGGGTTTTGCGGCACCGACATGTCCTGAGGAATTATTTTGGAGGTAATTGCACTACGCAACCGACCAAGTGGCTAGGTGCCGCATCCGGAGATGCCTGACTCAAAATGCAGCCAATGGAAGAAAGACGTGGATGGCCGGCCATAGGCGAGCGAAAGCGACGCCGTCCTTTGAACGGCTATGCCCGGCCATGACGGAAAGTGAATCATTTTTCAGGTAGTTAGAAAGAGTCCGAAAACGCTAGCTGCTCTTTGCTCTAGGCGCCTGCCCGTTCCTTCAACTGCTCAAATTCAGCGGGCCGATAGGCGGCTCCATCCGGCATGATGATTTCCACGTTCAGGCACCCGTCCGATATCAGTTCGGCGGCCTTCTTTATCGCAGCGGGTACGGAGTCGCGGTTCAGCGTGACGGTCCCGGACGTATCGAGCGCGGTGATGTAGAACTTCATTTGCGGCTCCCCAAGTTCGGTTGCCGTCCAGTCTGACCAGGCTGGCGGCGGCGTCAAGAGGACGGTCGTCCGGGTATGGCGCTTTTTACAGAATTGCGACGTATGGCATTGGGCCTCCGGCTAGCCGGCCTGACCTCATAGTGCTGCGGCGAAGCGCACCATCAATCGTCGATCGCCTGATAGGCGCAGGTCCAGAAATCCCTGAACACCGCGGGCGGCTGCGGGGAATCCATCATCCGCTGGGTCAACAGAATTCCGGTGAGATTTTCTTTTGGGTCGGAATACCAGGAGGTTCCATAGCCGCCGTCCCAGCCGAACCGGCCGGGCACGTTGCAGAGATCGTCACGCCCAGTGAAAACCGAAAGCCCCAGGCCCCAACCCAAATTGTCGCCCAACAGCAATTCCGAGCCCTGCTTCTGTTCCGGCGTAAGCTGGTCGGTCGTCATCAGTTCGACCGAGGGCCGC from Bradyrhizobium sp. Ash2021 encodes the following:
- a CDS encoding HigA family addiction module antitoxin, whose translation is MPRPAIHPGEILADELNELQITPTELSRQISVPPNRISQIIQGKRAITGDTALRLGHWFQTTPQFWLNLQSAYDLRLASDEIGREVATLPTKPGKRRAGA
- a CDS encoding serine acetyltransferase, with product MILNAIAPVDQLWRSIRLEAETALAGDPLFGVSLSAAILDHSDLGSAVGHQIGERLGKTAADRQLFAGVAREAFQTSPDLVDAASRDLQSVAVHDPATRGLLPPLLNFKGYVALQAWRVSNWLWHHDRADLALLLQSLSSDSLQVSIHPSSSIGTSVFLDHATGIIVGAFVVIGDEATIYQNVTIGRKDALPGRAPRIGRDVLLSSGATILGDVSIGDFAKIGAGSVVTNDVPSGCTAVGVPARLTNCPEGVLA
- a CDS encoding DUF2852 domain-containing protein: MAYTADVNRWRGPVEEPYRPHMLDSPWHPGWIAVTILGFIIWWPIGLALLFFTLGSRKMGCWSHQDRWANKMERMQYKMERMRGRMERRGFPFGGFGPPSSGNRAFDEYRMETLRRLEEEQVEFRDFLDRLRHAKDKEEFDAFMAQHKQRPTPPNDQPQG
- a CDS encoding TetR/AcrR family transcriptional regulator; its protein translation is MSWRKEERRAERGYHHGNLKEALLQAALNLIAQKGAAGFTFADAARMAGVSPAAPYRHFRDREELLSSIAQRGFEQFEALLTQAWDDGRPDTVTAFERVGKAYLAFAREEPAFYSAMFESGIPVDLNPTLMAASERAFAIIRAAAERLAALAPPGMPRPPALMMALHIWSMSHGVASLFGRGDAARRKLPMSPEDLLEAEVLIYLRGLGFPTDRRPSAKDSADQNPPGPPPIPPGGPSGGPWGKPK
- a CDS encoding YciI family protein; translation: MRFMMLMIPLGYETAPPDVQLDPERMAAMMKYNEALKDAGVLITLDGLHPPSMGARVSFATGKPVVTDGPFTEAKEVLGGYWMIDVASREEAIAWAKKCPASTNETIEIRQVQEMADFSEELQQVAAGFTEMQGKTARR
- a CDS encoding YciI family protein, which codes for MRFMVIVKASKDSEAGVMPSTELLTAMGKFNEEMAKAGVIEAGEGLHPTSKGARIKYSTGQNALSRGPFELTGDLISGFWLIKTKSLDEAIGWMKRAPFGKGDEIEIRQVFSAEDFGEALTPELREQEERLRAQAGKK